The proteins below come from a single Kosakonia sp. SMBL-WEM22 genomic window:
- a CDS encoding TIGR00645 family protein, with protein sequence MERFLENAMYASRWLLAPVYFGLSLALLALAIKFFQEIFHVIPNIFSLAEADLILTLLSLVDMTLVGGLLVMVMFSGYENFVSQLDIGPHKEKLSWLGKMDATSLKNKVAASIVAISSIHLLRVFMDAKNVPDNKLMWYVIIHLTFVLSAFVMGYLDRLTRGKH encoded by the coding sequence ATGGAACGCTTTCTGGAAAACGCAATGTACGCTTCGCGCTGGTTGCTCGCCCCGGTCTATTTTGGCCTCTCTCTTGCTCTCCTGGCACTGGCCATTAAATTCTTCCAGGAGATTTTTCACGTTATCCCTAACATCTTCTCGCTGGCAGAAGCGGATCTGATCCTCACGCTGCTGTCGCTGGTGGATATGACGCTGGTCGGCGGTCTGCTGGTAATGGTGATGTTCTCCGGCTATGAAAACTTTGTTTCGCAGCTGGATATTGGTCCCCACAAGGAGAAACTGAGCTGGCTGGGGAAAATGGATGCTACCTCGTTAAAAAATAAAGTGGCGGCATCTATTGTCGCCATTTCGTCGATTCACCTGCTGCGCGTCTTTATGGATGCGAAGAATGTCCCGGATAATAAGCTGATGTGGTACGTAATTATCCACCTGACGTTTGTTCTCTCCGCCTTTGTGATGGGCTATCTGGATCGTCTTACCCGCGGCAAACATTGA
- a CDS encoding aldo/keto reductase: MSGFANPQRYEEMQYRYCGNSGLQLPALSLGLWHSFGHVNTLDAQRALLRKAFDLGITHFDLANNYGPPAGSAEENFGRLLRDDFAPYRDELIISTKAGYDMWPGPYGSGGSRKYLLASLDQSLKRLGVDYVDIFYSHRVDEKTPMEETAAALAQAVQSGKALYVGISSYSTERTQQMAALLREWKVPLLIHQPSYNILNRWVDNTGLLETLEENGIGCIAFTPLAQGLLTGKYLNGIPEGSRMQREGKKVRGLTEKMLTESNLASLRLLNEMAERRGQSMAQMALSWLLKDARVTSVLIGASRPEQLEENVQALSNLSFSADELAQIDKHVADGELNLWQASSDK; the protein is encoded by the coding sequence CGTTATGAAGAGATGCAGTATCGTTACTGTGGCAACAGCGGTCTGCAACTGCCCGCCCTGTCGCTCGGTTTGTGGCACAGCTTTGGTCACGTCAACACGCTGGATGCGCAGCGTGCGCTGCTACGTAAAGCGTTCGATCTGGGGATAACCCACTTCGATTTAGCCAATAACTATGGGCCGCCCGCAGGCAGCGCGGAGGAGAATTTTGGTCGGCTACTGCGCGACGATTTTGCCCCCTATCGCGATGAGCTGATTATCTCAACTAAGGCTGGATACGATATGTGGCCAGGGCCGTACGGCTCCGGTGGCTCGCGCAAGTATCTTCTTGCCAGCCTCGATCAGAGCCTTAAGCGTCTGGGCGTCGACTATGTTGATATCTTCTATTCGCACCGCGTAGATGAGAAAACACCGATGGAGGAGACGGCTGCTGCACTGGCTCAGGCAGTGCAGAGCGGTAAAGCGCTCTATGTCGGGATCTCCTCTTATTCGACAGAGCGTACACAGCAAATGGCCGCGCTACTGCGCGAATGGAAAGTGCCGCTGCTGATCCATCAACCCTCCTACAACATTCTCAATCGCTGGGTCGATAACACCGGTCTTTTAGAGACGCTTGAGGAGAACGGCATCGGTTGTATCGCCTTTACGCCGCTGGCGCAGGGATTGCTGACGGGCAAATATCTCAACGGTATTCCTGAGGGGTCACGCATGCAGCGCGAAGGCAAAAAGGTGCGCGGCCTGACGGAGAAGATGCTGACCGAGAGCAATCTCGCCAGCCTGCGTCTGCTTAATGAGATGGCCGAACGCCGTGGGCAGTCAATGGCGCAGATGGCGTTGAGCTGGCTTCTAAAAGATGCGCGCGTAACATCGGTATTGATTGGTGCCAGCCGCCCGGAGCAGCTGGAGGAGAATGTGCAGGCGTTAAGTAACCTGAGCTTTAGCGCCGATGAGCTGGCGCAAATTGATAAGCATGTGGCCGACGGGGAGCTGAACCTGTGGCAGGCATCATCGGATAAATAG